A single region of the Paramicrobacterium fandaimingii genome encodes:
- a CDS encoding sodium:proton antiporter, producing the protein MTASLTLVIVMAVMYAAGVYVMLERSLTRVLIGFLLVGNATNILIFIMSGPSGSAPIVDGSTADAPMVDPLPQVLMLTAIVINFGITAFLLALIYRSWWLARLGDRGDTVPDEHATDTEESTDSAFDAVDVDDQAIQDILDASDEHVADENDTTREDR; encoded by the coding sequence ATGACAGCATCCCTCACCCTCGTCATCGTCATGGCGGTGATGTATGCGGCGGGCGTCTACGTGATGCTCGAGCGCAGCCTGACGCGCGTGCTGATCGGCTTTCTGCTCGTGGGAAACGCCACGAACATCCTCATCTTCATCATGAGCGGTCCCAGCGGATCGGCGCCCATCGTTGACGGGTCAACAGCGGATGCTCCCATGGTCGACCCGCTGCCGCAGGTGCTCATGCTCACGGCCATCGTCATCAACTTCGGCATCACCGCGTTTCTGCTCGCGCTCATCTACCGCTCGTGGTGGCTTGCCCGACTCGGGGATCGCGGCGACACCGTGCCCGATGAGCACGCCACAGACACCGAAGAGAGCACAGACTCCGCATTCGACGCTGTCGATGTTGACGACCAGGCGATCCAAGACATTCTCGACGCCAGCGATGAGCACGTCGCCGACGAAAACGACACGACGAGGGAGGACCGATGA